Genomic window (Candidatus Rokuibacteriota bacterium):
ACGTTCTCGATGGCGATCACGGCCTGGTCGGCGAAGATCTTGACCAGGCCGATCTGCTTGTCGGTGAATGGACGGACCTCCCGGCGGTAGATCGCGATGGCACCCACGAGCGCGTTCTCCTTCAGCATGGGCACCGCCAGAAGGGTACGTGTGCCCTCCAGTTCTATGGTCGCAAGTCGGAGGGGATCGCGCTCCTGATACGCGATGTCTGCCGTGATGTCGGCGATGTGGGCCGAGCGCTGTTCGTGGATTACCCGACCAAGTGCAGTGCTTCGCCCGGGCCGAATCGGGGCGCGTTGCAGGTAGTCGGCGTAGGCGGGCGTAACGCCAAGGAATGCGACGGCCTTGAACGCCACACCATCGTACAGATAAAGGATGCCAAGCTGAGCCTCGCATAGCCGTGTGGCATTTGACAGGATCGCGCCGAAGATGGGCTCGAGGTCGGTCGGAGAGCTGCTGATCACGCGGAGGATCTCGGCGGTGGCGGTCTGCTGCTCCAGAGTCTCGCTGAGCTCTCGCGTTCGCACTTCGACTTTCTGTTCGAGGTTGGCATAAGACTCCTGGAGCTGGCCGGCCATGCTGTTGAACTGGTCGGCCAGGGCTTGCAGCTCGTCGCCGGTCTGCACCTCTATGTGATGCTCGAACTCCCCGGCGCCGATCCGCGCGGCGCCGGCCTGCAACGCCTGGATGGGCGTCACCATCTTCCGGGCGAGACCGACGCTCGCGAGGACGGACAACGCCGCGCCGAGGAGCACGAGCAGGACGGTCCTGAAGATGGACGAGTAGAGGGGCGCGAACGCCTCTCCGAGCGGGAGGTCCACAAAGACCAGCCAGCCCAGGGGTGCGATCCGGGCATGGGCGGTCAGGATCTGCCGGCCCTGGAGGTCCCGGGCGATCGTCGCTTCCTCCCGCGCCCCTGGGAGCGTCCCGGCAGCGCCCCGGGCAGCCTGGACCTGGGGGAGCGGGGAAACGTCAATCTTCTTCAGCACCAGGCTGATGTCCGGGTGTGCGACGAGGTTGCCGCGGGCGTCCAGCACGTAGGCATGCCCGGCCTTGCCGACCTTGATCTGGGAGATCACGTCCCAGATGAACTTGAGATTCACCTCGGCGACGGTAACGTCGAGACTCCCGCCGGGGGCCGCCATGGAGACAGTCATGTAGGGTTCGGACTCTTTGCGGAAGTAGACGGGGCTGAAGTAGGTCCGCCCCGCGCCGGCTTCCAGGAACTTCGGGTCCCGCGAGTAATCCGCCTGGCTCCCGACGACGTCCATCGCCAGGCGGGAGACGCGGAGCTGCTCCTTGCCGGAGGCGTCGAGCTGGCTGACCTCGGTCACCGCCAGCACCTGCTGAAGCAGCCTGATGTAGTCGAAACGCCGCTGGTCGAGGGTCGCCGCGCGGGGCCGCGTCGTCCAGCCGATCTGGAGTTCGATGTCCTTGATGAACTGCTCGATCTTGGAGGCCGCGGCCTGCGCCATCTCCCGCTGGATCCGGGCGAGGGCCGCCTTGTTTTCCTGGTAGGAGAAATAGATCTCGATGCCGCCGCTGACCGCCAGCGCTCCGGTGACCAGGGCGGCGAAGCGGATGAGGTACTTCCAGAAGAGGCGGCCCGGCGGCCTACGCAGGGATGCCACGGCGTCCAGCCTCCCGCCGGCTCACTGGACCACCTTGTCCGCGCGGAGGAGCTTCTCGCGGGGGATCGTCAGGCCAAGCGCCCTGGCCGCCTTCAGGTTGATGACCGGCTCGTACTTGGAGAGCTCCTCGATAGGCAGGTCGGCCGGCTCGGCGCTCATGAGGCCCGCGTCCATGGCCCATTCTAGCACCCTACGGGCGGGAAGATTGCGAAGCACTTGTTGGAGTTGAAGACCCAGGTCTCCACGTAGTCCACGATGCGGGCGGCTCGGCCCAGCTCGGCCATCGCGCCCGCGAGGCAGACCCAGTTCAGGACCTCGTGCTGCCCGGCCGCTTCCATCTCGGCGAGACTCCGCCCGGCCCACGCCGCGTACCGACCCGCTTTGAGCTGCTCGAGGAGTTGCCGGTCGGCGTCGATGTCGGGGTAGAGCCAGCTGTTCTTCTCGGTCAGGAAGGCGTGGGACCAGCTCGACGAGCCGATGACGGTTACGCGCCACGGGCTCGCCCGCAGAATTTGCGCCGTCGCCCGTCCCACCTCGAAGCAGCGCTTGGCCGACGGGGCCGGCGGATCGGGCTCCTCGCGCTCCCCACCGGGGACGATGGTCCCGCCCCGGCTCCGGACGAGGCTCGACCCGTAGCAGTTCACGTGAAACGGCACCACGGGGTAGGAGAACCCGCGCCGGTCATAGTCGAGGAAGAGGAGCGTGTTCACGAAGGCATGGGCGAGCCCCCGGGGATCGCGTACCGTGTACGCGTACGGGATGTCGAAACCCGCCTCGATCAAGCGCCGCGTCAGATGCCGGGCACCGGCCGGGTGGCCCCTGTAGGTAAAGACCTTGTCGGGTGGCTCCCCCCAGATGTTCGCCGCGGCGCCCCACGTGTGGGCCAGGGGCGTGCACGCGACCTCGTCGAGGATGAACACGCAGAAGGGCGGTACGATCTCCTCCCTGAAGTTCTCGTACTGGTCGTCGCCCCAGATCAGCACGAAGTCGGGGTTGAATGCGTCGAGCTCCCGGCGGACGTGCCGGAAGGCCTCGCCGAGCCGCTCGCGGTGCTTCGCCGCGGCTTGAGCCCCCTGGTCGTCGCCCCACTCGGCACGCATCGGCGGCGGCCAGTTCCGCGGGTCCTTGAGCGCCGCGGGGACCTTCTCGCTCGTCAGCGTCCGGCGGAGAAAGACCGACATGTCGGCATCGGGCATCGCGAGCCCGGGATAGTGGGTCACGCCGATTCCCTGGATTTCGGCCATCGTCGCTCCTCCCGCTCGGGAGCCGGTCGTCCCGGAGCGCCGGGAACCGTTATCGCCGCAGCGCCTCCTCGATCAGCTCCTGGAACGCCTCGTAGGGGGCCGCGCCCGCCAGGGGGCGGCCGTTGATGAAGAACGTGGGGGTTCCGCGGATGCCGATCCGGCGCCCTTCCTCCACGTCCGCCTCGATGAGCGCCCGGAAGCGCCCGCTCTCCAGGCACTGAACGAAGCCCTCGCGGGGAATGCCCAGCTCAGCGGCGTAGCGGATCAGGTCGTCGCGCGCGAACTCGGGCTGGGCCGCGAAGAGCCGGTCGTGGTACTCCCAGTACTTGCCCGCCTCGCCGGCGCAGCGCGCCGCCTCGTGGGCCGGCCGCGCCAGCGCGTGAAAGTCGAGCGGGAAGTCCTTGAAGACCAGGCGGACCTGGGTCGGATACTCCTTCAGAATCCGGTCCAGCACCTGCTGGACCCGTTTGCAGAAGGGTCACTGGTAGTCGGAGAACTCCACGATCGTCACCGGAGCGGCCAGTGGTCCCCGGCTCATCACCGGGTTGAGCGTGATCGTGAAACTCTGGGGTGTGGTTCTTCCCGGCAGCAGGACGAGGAGCACCCAGACCCCGGCGCCCAGCAGGGCAAGCAGGGTCCAGAGCCCGATCGTGCGGCTTGCGTGCGGCGTCATCGCTGGGAGTGCTCGCAGCGCGGATATGCTACACTTCGGCCAGCAGAATACCCGAGGGCTCAACCGGACGCAACCAGACCCAGAGGAGGCGCGTTATGGATCTGGTGCTCGGGACTTACCCCTCCTGGTCCCTACTGATCGTGCGGCTGGCGCTCGGCGTGATCTTCTTCGCCCACGGGGCCCAGAAGCTCTTCGGCTGGTTCGGCGGCCATGGCCTCAAGGGGACCATCGGCTACTTCCAGCAGGCCCTCCGGATCCCTCCCGCGTTGGCCGTACTGGCCGCGCTCACCGAGTGCTTCGGCGGGCTGGGGGTGCTGGTCGGCTTCCTCGCCCGCCTCGCCGCGCTGGGACTCATCGTGGACATGCTGGTGGCCATGGCCAAGGTCCACTGGCGCAATGGCTTCTTTCTGAACTGGTCGCTCGAGCAGGGGAAGGGGCACGGCATCGAGATGAACCTGGCCCTGATCGGGATGGCGCTGGCGGTGCTGGTCGGCGGGGCCGGAGCGCTGTCGATCGACAGGCTGCTGATCGCCCGGTAGCACAATCGGAGGGGGCCTCGACGGCCCCCTCCGAGGCCTCCCCCAGGACTCGGTTGCGCGGGCGAAGCCCGCGCTCGAAGGGCATTCCAGGCGCGGCTCAGGCGGCGCGGCCTTCCTCCGCGAGGGACGTGATGATGTAGGTGCCGCTCTTCGCGTCCCGCTCCAGGGAGATGACCTTGTGCTTGGAGACGTCCTCTCACGCGCAGTGATTGGAGAACGGTTCGCGGAAGCGCGGCTTCGCGATCCAGGCGGCCCCCCAAGTCCGGCACCCTCGACTGCAGCCGCGCCGCTATTCCAGGTCGCGCTCCAGGCGCGACTCGCGCAGGAGATCGAGGAACTTCTCGCGGAGCGTCGGGGCGATGCGCTCCGCGAATGCCTCCGTGAGCCCATTGATGCGGATGAGCCGCTGCACGTCGGCCAGATCCTGCACACGGTGGCCCCACACGCCGCTAGCGATCTTGAACTCGACGAGCGCCTCGAGGGTTGGAAGCCGCAGCCCGCCGACGTCAACGAAGGCGGCGGAGTCCGGCGGAGGGTACTCAATGGGGCTCTCCGATGAACCGGCACGCTCCCCGCAGGTCACGATGTCGATGTTCACCTGGTGATCCGTCTCGCGCAGGCTCTTCCGCAGCCCCGGCCCCCGGGGTGCGAGGCCCTGTCCGACGAGCGTGGCATGGATCCTGTCGAGCCCCTCGCGGGTCGTGAGAATATCGATGTCCTCCGTGTGACGGACGTAGCCATAGTACCGGAGAGCCAGCGCCCCGATCACCGCGAACGGAATGCCCTGCTGCGCCAGACGGTGACGCACGGATTCGAGAACTACCGCGATGTCGCGGGAGTGCATGTGGTCCCTTCGGAGTTGCTCGATGAGCGTACCCTGAATCGGTTCAGCCACAACTGTATTATAGCTACAGATTATAGCTACAGCTGCTTGGCCATCACCTGCTGCTCTCCCGCCTCGATGAGCTCGCGCACCGCCGCCACCAGCGTCGCCAGGGTCTTCGTCGACGGCTGCGGTAGCGGGGTGTCGCCGTCAGGTGGTTCGGTCAGCTCGCTGACGCGGGACAGGCGCAACGCCAGCTCTTCCGGCAGTCGCCCGGCCTCCACCAGATCGGTCTCCACCTCCCGCGACGGGGGAAGGTCAGGGCCCGGCTCCCGGTCTTTGACCAGCGCGAGGCTCGCGGTGAGCCCCCACCCGAGCGCCTCCCGGAGCGGACGCAACGCCTCCTCCGGGAACCCGCCCGCCACCACCACCTCGGCGAAGCGGAGCCGCTTGGCCGCCTGCTCTAACCCCTCGCCCGGGTCGTGCGGGGCGCGGCTCAGGCGGCGCGGCCTTCTTCCGCGAGGGACGTGATGATGTAGGTGCCGCTCTTCGCGTCCCGCTCCAGGGAGACGACCTTGTGCTTGGAGGCGTCCTCCAGGAGCTTCGAGAACGTGGAGTAGCCGTAGTAGGACTCGTTGAAGGCGGGGTTCTTCCGGATCATGGTCTGCTTGACCATGGACCCCCAGAGCACCTCTTTGTTC
Coding sequences:
- a CDS encoding GAF domain-containing protein, whose product is MASLRRPPGRLFWKYLIRFAALVTGALAVSGGIEIYFSYQENKAALARIQREMAQAAASKIEQFIKDIELQIGWTTRPRAATLDQRRFDYIRLLQQVLAVTEVSQLDASGKEQLRVSRLAMDVVGSQADYSRDPKFLEAGAGRTYFSPVYFRKESEPYMTVSMAAPGGSLDVTVAEVNLKFIWDVISQIKVGKAGHAYVLDARGNLVAHPDISLVLKKIDVSPLPQVQAARGAAGTLPGAREEATIARDLQGRQILTAHARIAPLGWLVFVDLPLGEAFAPLYSSIFRTVLLVLLGAALSVLASVGLARKMVTPIQALQAGAARIGAGEFEHHIEVQTGDELQALADQFNSMAGQLQESYANLEQKVEVRTRELSETLEQQTATAEILRVISSSPTDLEPIFGAILSNATRLCEAQLGILYLYDGVAFKAVAFLGVTPAYADYLQRAPIRPGRSTALGRVIHEQRSAHIADITADIAYQERDPLRLATIELEGTRTLLAVPMLKENALVGAIAIYRREVRPFTDKQIGLVKIFADQAVIAIENV
- a CDS encoding extradiol ring-cleavage dioxygenase — encoded protein: MAEIQGIGVTHYPGLAMPDADMSVFLRRTLTSEKVPAALKDPRNWPPPMRAEWGDDQGAQAAAKHRERLGEAFRHVRRELDAFNPDFVLIWGDDQYENFREEIVPPFCVFILDEVACTPLAHTWGAAANIWGEPPDKVFTYRGHPAGARHLTRRLIEAGFDIPYAYTVRDPRGLAHAFVNTLLFLDYDRRGFSYPVVPFHVNCYGSSLVRSRGGTIVPGGEREEPDPPAPSAKRCFEVGRATAQILRASPWRVTVIGSSSWSHAFLTEKNSWLYPDIDADRQLLEQLKAGRYAAWAGRSLAEMEAAGQHEVLNWVCLAGAMAELGRAARIVDYVETWVFNSNKCFAIFPPVGC
- a CDS encoding thioredoxin domain-containing protein; amino-acid sequence: MLDRILKEYPTQVRLVFKDFPLDFHALARPAHEAARCAGEAGKYWEYHDRLFAAQPEFARDDLIRYAAELGIPREGFVQCLESGRFRALIEADVEEGRRIGIRGTPTFFINGRPLAGAAPYEAFQELIEEALRR
- a CDS encoding DoxX family protein; the protein is MDLVLGTYPSWSLLIVRLALGVIFFAHGAQKLFGWFGGHGLKGTIGYFQQALRIPPALAVLAALTECFGGLGVLVGFLARLAALGLIVDMLVAMAKVHWRNGFFLNWSLEQGKGHGIEMNLALIGMALAVLVGGAGALSIDRLLIAR